The Bernardetia litoralis DSM 6794 genome includes a window with the following:
- the rpoC gene encoding DNA-directed RNA polymerase subunit beta' codes for MSFQKNRKLKNDFKRITISLASPESILNSSFGEVTQPETINYRTYKPEMGGLFCERIFGPVKDWECHCGKYKRIRYKGIICDRCGVEVTEKKVRRERMGHIQLVVPVAHIWYFRSLPNKIGYLLGLPTKKLDQIIYYERYAVVQPGSMEDEGLQRLDFLTEDEYLDIMDKLPREEQQKDDSDPTKFIARMGAEAIVMLLDPIRLNLDQLSYDLRAAAMNETSQQRKAEALKRLRVVEAFRDAKSRNVPNEPSWMVIKMVPVIPPELRPLVPLDGGRFATSDLNDLYRRVIIRNNRLKRLIDIKAPEVILRNEKRMLQEAVDSLFDNSRKVNAVRGDGNRALKSLSDMLKGKQGRFRQNLLGKRVDYSGRSVIVVGPELKLHECGLPKNMAAELFKPFVIRKLIERGIVKTVKSAKKIVDRKDPVIWDILENVLKGHPVLLNRAPTLHRLGIQAFQPKLIEGKAIQLHPLVCTAFNADFDGDQMAVHVPLGQEAVLEASLLMLASHNILSPASGSPITVPSQDMVLGLYFLTKGRRSIPELKIEGEGMRFYSEEEVVMALNHESISKHAYIFVRTKVLNEETGELEYKTIETVAGRVLFNKCVPEESGYIDELLSKKTLTKVISKIVKQVGMARAAEFLDEIKFLGFDQAYRGGLSIGINNIPVPGNKERLVQEAKDEVAAITQNYFMGLITDNERYNQVIDIWTKVNRRITDELMTQLEEDEQGFNSIYMMMHSGARGSREQIRQLGGMRGLMAKPQKNLQGSVGEIIENPILSNFKEGLDVLEYFISTHGARKGLADTALKTADAGYLTRRLVDVAQDIIVNETDCGTLRGLTVTALKEQEEIIEPISDRILGRVSLHDVFHPEHDDQIIIESGQLIDEVDAKRAEEAGVEAVEIRSVLTCETRIGVCAKCYGRNLASGKLVQQGESVGVIAAQSIGEPGTQLTLRTFHVGGTASNIAVESTIKAKKEGKIVLEEIRTIDTLDEDGKKGKVVMSRIGELRIVDADNPNKTLASLNIPYGSFLSVKDGQMVKKDDPLMSFDPFNAVILSQYDGTVQFEGIEEGITYKEESDEQTGHRQKIIIESRDKTRNPTLTVVNAKGEGASSNVPAGAYLSIEEGQQVIAGQILVKIPRSVSKSRDITGGLPRVTELFEARNPSNPAVVSEIDGIVSYGGIKRGNREIFVESKKDGIIKKYMVQLSKHILVQENDFVKAGMPLSDGAITPADILSIKGPTAVQEYLTNEIQDVYRLQGVKINDKHIEVIVRQMMQKVEIIDPGDTYFLPNQIVDKFEVRAENDSFMDKKIVTDVGESTKLKVGMIITARALRDENSSLRRKDMKIAKVREAQPAVSKPTLRGITQASLGTKSFMSAASFQETTKVLSEASIRGKSDDLNGLKENVIVGHLIPAGTGLRKYEDLIVYDEKTYDKLEDTLADENVKSTRTEAQLNRMRLEALEAENEEETTQTVG; via the coding sequence ATGTCGTTCCAAAAGAACAGAAAGTTAAAAAACGATTTCAAGCGAATTACTATCAGCTTGGCATCTCCAGAATCTATCCTTAATAGTTCGTTCGGAGAAGTTACTCAACCAGAAACGATTAATTATCGTACCTACAAACCAGAAATGGGAGGTCTTTTCTGTGAGCGTATCTTCGGACCTGTTAAAGATTGGGAGTGTCATTGTGGAAAGTACAAGCGAATTCGCTATAAAGGAATTATCTGCGACCGTTGTGGCGTAGAAGTAACGGAAAAGAAAGTCCGTCGTGAGCGCATGGGACACATTCAACTTGTTGTTCCTGTGGCGCATATATGGTATTTCCGTTCATTGCCTAATAAAATAGGTTATTTGCTCGGTCTGCCAACCAAAAAACTAGACCAGATTATTTATTACGAGCGTTATGCCGTAGTACAACCTGGTTCAATGGAAGATGAAGGATTACAGCGTTTAGACTTCTTGACTGAAGACGAGTATTTGGACATTATGGACAAATTACCTCGTGAAGAACAACAAAAAGATGACTCTGACCCTACAAAATTCATTGCAAGAATGGGAGCTGAAGCAATCGTTATGCTTCTTGACCCAATTAGACTTAATTTAGATCAACTTTCTTATGATTTGCGTGCTGCTGCAATGAACGAAACTTCACAACAACGTAAGGCTGAAGCCTTAAAACGTTTGCGTGTAGTAGAAGCATTCCGTGATGCAAAATCTAGAAATGTTCCGAATGAGCCATCTTGGATGGTTATAAAAATGGTACCTGTTATTCCACCTGAATTGCGTCCTTTAGTTCCCCTTGATGGTGGACGTTTCGCAACTTCGGATTTGAATGATTTGTATCGTCGTGTTATTATTCGTAACAATCGTCTTAAAAGATTAATAGATATAAAAGCTCCTGAAGTAATTTTACGTAATGAAAAACGTATGCTTCAAGAAGCAGTAGATTCTCTTTTCGATAACTCTCGTAAAGTAAACGCTGTTCGTGGTGATGGAAACCGTGCTTTAAAATCACTTTCAGACATGCTCAAAGGTAAACAAGGACGTTTCCGTCAAAACCTTTTGGGTAAGCGTGTTGATTACTCGGGTCGTTCGGTAATCGTGGTAGGTCCAGAACTCAAACTTCATGAGTGTGGTCTTCCTAAAAATATGGCTGCCGAGCTATTCAAACCGTTTGTTATCCGTAAACTTATTGAGCGTGGTATCGTAAAAACGGTAAAATCAGCTAAGAAAATTGTTGATAGAAAAGACCCCGTTATTTGGGATATTTTGGAAAATGTATTGAAAGGACATCCAGTTCTCCTTAACCGTGCGCCTACATTGCACCGTTTGGGTATTCAAGCATTCCAACCAAAACTTATTGAAGGAAAAGCAATTCAATTACATCCATTAGTTTGTACAGCATTTAATGCCGATTTTGATGGTGACCAGATGGCCGTTCACGTTCCTTTGGGACAAGAAGCTGTTTTGGAGGCCTCTTTATTAATGCTTGCTTCTCATAATATTCTTTCTCCTGCAAGTGGTAGTCCGATTACTGTACCTTCACAGGATATGGTTTTGGGTCTTTATTTCTTGACAAAAGGAAGAAGAAGTATTCCAGAATTGAAAATTGAAGGAGAAGGCATGCGCTTTTACTCAGAAGAGGAAGTTGTAATGGCTCTCAATCATGAATCTATTTCTAAACACGCCTATATATTTGTTCGTACAAAAGTATTGAATGAAGAAACAGGCGAGTTAGAATATAAAACTATAGAAACAGTCGCAGGACGTGTTTTATTTAATAAATGTGTTCCTGAAGAATCTGGTTATATTGATGAACTTTTAAGTAAAAAGACACTTACAAAGGTAATCTCTAAAATTGTTAAACAAGTCGGTATGGCTCGTGCTGCCGAATTCTTAGATGAGATTAAATTCTTAGGTTTTGACCAAGCCTATAGAGGTGGTCTTTCTATTGGTATCAATAATATTCCTGTTCCAGGAAATAAAGAGCGTTTAGTTCAAGAAGCAAAAGACGAAGTAGCAGCGATTACTCAAAACTATTTCATGGGTCTTATTACTGACAACGAGCGTTACAACCAAGTAATTGATATTTGGACAAAAGTAAACCGTAGAATTACAGATGAACTGATGACTCAATTAGAAGAGGATGAACAAGGATTTAACTCTATCTATATGATGATGCACTCTGGCGCACGTGGTTCTCGTGAACAAATTCGCCAGCTTGGTGGTATGCGTGGTCTTATGGCAAAACCTCAAAAGAACTTACAAGGTTCGGTAGGTGAAATTATTGAAAACCCTATTCTTTCTAACTTTAAGGAAGGACTAGATGTTTTGGAATACTTTATCTCTACTCATGGTGCTCGTAAAGGTCTTGCAGATACAGCTCTTAAAACTGCCGATGCTGGTTATCTTACTCGTCGTTTAGTAGATGTTGCTCAAGATATTATCGTAAATGAAACTGATTGTGGTACTTTACGTGGCTTAACAGTAACAGCTCTTAAAGAACAAGAAGAAATTATTGAACCAATTTCTGACCGTATTTTAGGTAGAGTTTCTTTACATGATGTTTTCCATCCAGAACACGATGATCAAATTATCATTGAATCTGGACAACTTATAGATGAAGTTGATGCCAAACGTGCTGAAGAGGCAGGTGTAGAAGCCGTAGAAATACGCTCTGTACTTACTTGTGAAACTCGTATTGGTGTTTGTGCTAAGTGTTATGGACGAAATCTTGCTTCTGGAAAACTAGTTCAGCAAGGTGAGTCAGTTGGTGTAATTGCTGCACAATCTATTGGAGAGCCAGGTACACAGCTTACACTTCGTACTTTCCACGTTGGTGGTACAGCCTCTAATATTGCCGTAGAATCTACTATTAAAGCTAAAAAAGAAGGTAAAATTGTTTTAGAAGAAATTAGAACAATAGATACACTTGATGAAGATGGCAAAAAAGGAAAAGTAGTTATGTCACGTATTGGCGAGCTTCGTATCGTTGATGCTGACAATCCTAATAAAACATTAGCTTCCCTTAATATTCCTTATGGTTCATTCTTGAGCGTAAAAGATGGGCAAATGGTTAAGAAAGATGATCCTTTAATGAGTTTTGATCCTTTTAATGCTGTTATTCTTTCTCAATATGATGGAACTGTTCAGTTTGAAGGTATTGAAGAAGGCATCACTTATAAAGAAGAATCAGATGAGCAAACTGGTCACCGTCAGAAAATAATCATTGAAAGTAGAGACAAAACACGAAATCCTACCCTTACTGTTGTAAATGCAAAAGGAGAAGGAGCAAGTAGTAATGTTCCTGCTGGTGCTTATCTTTCTATTGAAGAAGGTCAGCAAGTTATAGCTGGTCAAATTCTGGTAAAAATCCCTCGTTCAGTTTCTAAAAGTAGAGATATTACAGGTGGTCTTCCACGTGTAACTGAACTTTTTGAAGCTCGTAATCCTTCCAACCCAGCAGTAGTATCAGAAATTGATGGTATTGTAAGTTATGGTGGTATCAAACGTGGTAACAGAGAGATTTTTGTAGAATCTAAGAAAGATGGTATTATCAAAAAATATATGGTTCAGCTTTCTAAGCATATTCTTGTGCAAGAAAATGACTTTGTAAAAGCAGGTATGCCACTTTCAGATGGTGCTATTACGCCAGCAGATATTCTTTCTATCAAAGGACCTACGGCTGTTCAAGAATATTTGACTAATGAAATCCAAGATGTATATCGCTTACAAGGTGTAAAAATCAATGATAAGCATATTGAGGTAATTGTTCGTCAGATGATGCAAAAAGTAGAGATTATCGATCCAGGTGATACTTATTTCTTGCCAAATCAAATTGTAGATAAATTTGAAGTTCGTGCAGAAAATGATTCATTTATGGATAAGAAAATTGTTACTGATGTAGGAGAATCTACCAAACTTAAAGTAGGTATGATTATTACAGCTCGTGCGCTTAGAGATGAAAATTCTAGTTTACGTCGTAAAGATATGAAAATTGCTAAAGTGCGTGAAGCACAACCAGCAGTTTCAAAACCTACTTTGCGTGGTATTACACAGGCATCATTGGGCACAAAAAGTTTCATGTCAGCAGCTTCTTTCCAAGAGACTACCAAAGTATTAAGTGAAGCCTCTATTCGTGGTAAATCTGATGACTTGAATGGTCTTAAAGAAAATGTAATTGTAGGACACCTTATTCCTGCAGGTACAGGTTTGCGTAAATATGAAGACCTTATCGTTTATGATGAGAAAACGTATGACAAACTTGAAGATACATTAGCTGATGAGAATGTAAAATCTACTCGTACAGAAGCGCAACTAAACCGTATGCGTTTAGAAGCATTAGAAGCAGAAAACGAAGAAGAAACTACTCAAACAGTAGGTTAA
- a CDS encoding tetratricopeptide repeat protein: MKKTIYFTFLLLGSVFSFTAFTNFTYAQHEGLDWFANGERHKQQARYDLALQEYDKAVQREPRNHLYIYSKAQCQYQLKKPKEAAQSLGYVIRLNSSYSPAYALLAKIYADQNDNTKAAQLYDIAARYEKDNDKKQFYRFFVIKQNLAKKNWTTAYEKIKITKTEFPENLELYYLEAQVANYLTKYREAIEAIETIEAKIATLHPSENARYYYQKGYAYYHLDNFELAFKTWSKAQYGNFKNKIEEFSPARYAYLAEAYTEVRQFNEAQAYAEKALKIDPNNASAYFTLANLQDSKATDNVDKTLELYYQAAKFEKDLKRSAQIYEQIAQLELSKNNYQNALKATTNGLTFNSANKNLLYLNGLSFFKLHKHQEAAETLQKALAQMRDPVEHSRCMFLLGLVYRNAGKLDIARRAFSNIQTQPFKIAATNETKLIQQAEGE; encoded by the coding sequence ATGAAAAAGACGATTTACTTTACATTTCTTCTACTGGGTAGCGTCTTTAGTTTTACTGCTTTTACTAATTTTACCTATGCCCAGCATGAAGGTTTGGATTGGTTTGCTAATGGCGAACGACACAAACAACAAGCTCGTTATGATTTGGCTTTACAAGAATATGATAAAGCTGTTCAGAGAGAGCCACGCAATCATCTTTATATTTATTCGAAGGCACAATGTCAATATCAACTCAAAAAACCAAAAGAAGCTGCACAATCATTGGGTTATGTAATTCGTCTAAATAGCAGCTATTCGCCTGCTTATGCTTTGCTTGCCAAAATTTATGCAGACCAAAACGACAACACGAAAGCTGCTCAACTCTATGATATTGCTGCACGTTATGAGAAAGACAATGATAAAAAACAGTTTTATCGTTTTTTTGTAATCAAACAAAATTTAGCTAAAAAAAATTGGACAACGGCTTATGAAAAAATAAAAATCACAAAAACAGAGTTTCCTGAAAACCTTGAACTTTATTATTTAGAAGCACAGGTAGCCAATTATTTGACTAAATACAGAGAAGCGATTGAAGCGATTGAAACTATTGAGGCAAAAATAGCAACATTACACCCTAGCGAAAATGCTCGTTATTATTATCAAAAAGGCTATGCCTATTATCATTTAGATAATTTTGAATTAGCATTTAAGACATGGTCAAAGGCACAATATGGGAATTTCAAAAATAAAATTGAAGAATTTTCTCCTGCTCGTTATGCGTATTTGGCAGAAGCATACACAGAAGTTCGTCAGTTTAATGAAGCACAAGCCTACGCAGAAAAAGCCTTAAAAATAGACCCAAATAATGCAAGTGCTTATTTTACGCTCGCTAACTTACAAGATAGTAAAGCAACAGATAATGTAGATAAAACATTAGAACTTTATTATCAAGCAGCTAAATTTGAGAAAGATTTGAAGCGCAGCGCACAAATTTATGAGCAAATAGCACAATTAGAACTTTCTAAAAATAATTATCAAAACGCTCTTAAAGCCACAACAAATGGTTTGACATTCAATTCAGCTAATAAAAACTTGCTGTATTTGAATGGACTTTCATTTTTTAAACTACACAAACATCAAGAAGCTGCTGAAACACTTCAAAAAGCTCTTGCTCAAATGAGAGACCCTGTTGAGCATTCTCGCTGTATGTTTTTATTAGGATTGGTTTATCGTAATGCTGGAAAATTAGATATTGCACGCCGAGCATTTTCCAACATACAAACACAACCTTTCAAAATAGCTGCTACCAATGAAACTAAACTAATACAACAAGCAGAAGGCGAATAA
- a CDS encoding NUDIX hydrolase: MNKQPILDLLENYQTSFSEEIEFQKQIIDFLIQNDDFALRSNLIGQLTGSAWIVNRERTKVLLIHHKKLEKWLQIGGHIENTDQTIEETILREVKEESGIKNLNLLSSSIYDIDIHTIPQKKEIAEHLHFDIRLIIEADENETLIPQNEEILNIKWYSINEVQNLAKSTLSINQSMKRMTDKMAKFKS; encoded by the coding sequence ATGAATAAACAACCAATTTTAGATTTATTAGAAAATTATCAAACTTCATTTTCTGAAGAGATAGAATTTCAAAAACAGATTATTGATTTTTTAATTCAAAATGATGATTTTGCTTTGCGTTCTAATCTTATTGGACAGCTTACAGGTTCGGCTTGGATTGTCAATAGAGAGCGCACAAAAGTGCTTTTAATCCATCACAAAAAACTAGAAAAATGGCTTCAAATTGGTGGACACATAGAAAATACTGACCAAACCATCGAAGAAACTATTTTGAGGGAAGTAAAAGAAGAAAGTGGAATCAAAAATTTGAACCTACTTTCTTCTTCTATTTATGATATTGATATTCATACTATTCCTCAAAAAAAAGAAATTGCAGAACACTTACATTTTGATATTCGACTGATTATAGAAGCTGATGAAAATGAAACATTAATTCCTCAAAATGAAGAAATTTTAAACATCAAATGGTATTCTATAAATGAAGTTCAAAATTTAGCCAAATCAACTCTTTCTATCAATCAATCTATGAAAAGAATGACTGATAAAATGGCAAAATTTAAAAGCTAA
- a CDS encoding DUF2256 domain-containing protein: MSKHIKKSDLPQKICVVCQRPFTWRKKWEKVWKEVKYCSEKCKHSK, from the coding sequence ATGAGCAAGCACATCAAAAAATCAGATTTGCCACAAAAAATATGTGTCGTTTGTCAAAGACCATTCACTTGGAGAAAAAAATGGGAAAAAGTCTGGAAAGAAGTAAAATATTGTAGTGAAAAATGTAAACACTCAAAATGA
- the smpB gene encoding SsrA-binding protein SmpB: MSGKKKEIQKSVSIRNRKASHEYHFIDIYQAGIVLQGTEIKSIRMGKVTISDAFCLFIGNELFLRNLHIAQYDMGNIHNHEEKADRKLLLKRKELKKLQYDAQDVGLTIIPTKVYVNDRGLAKIEVVLAKGKKLYDKRQDLKAKDAKRELDRF, from the coding sequence ATGTCAGGCAAGAAAAAAGAAATACAAAAATCAGTCAGTATCAGAAACCGTAAGGCTTCTCATGAATACCATTTTATCGATATTTATCAAGCAGGTATCGTTTTGCAAGGCACTGAAATCAAGTCTATCAGAATGGGAAAAGTTACGATAAGTGATGCTTTTTGTTTGTTTATTGGAAATGAATTATTTCTTCGTAATCTTCATATTGCACAATATGATATGGGAAATATTCATAATCATGAAGAAAAAGCAGATAGAAAATTACTTTTGAAGCGAAAAGAACTCAAGAAACTTCAATATGATGCGCAAGATGTAGGGCTGACAATCATTCCGACAAAAGTATATGTTAATGATAGAGGACTTGCAAAAATAGAAGTTGTACTCGCAAAAGGTAAAAAATTATATGACAAACGCCAAGACTTAAAAGCAAAAGATGCCAAAAGAGAACTTGACCGTTTTTAA
- a CDS encoding helix-hairpin-helix domain-containing protein, with protein sequence MKNIKTEFSELVKNNTNFTQREAKGMLVLSFFFFLPFLAISYERLQSVDEIDKELTKLQAEKADSLLAVLEMQQPLGRETKLAMLEIKPFNPNKLSIAQWQAMGVKSYLAKKIVNAVNKKFVFKQKNDLAKIWGFPKEEYERLKDFIDLPDTVKRKKYNKNKYASYDKNKYNNKNYKEYKNYDKSENNYTSTYEKKEYKKYVPKIIEKFDINTADTATLTQIRGIGGKTAIWITNIRDNMGGFHSLNQTREVPILSDDAFKELQKYALIISPIKKININTADYETLKKHPHIKWKAASILLKYKKQHGNYKSIEDIKKSRAIKEEQLTKLIPYLEF encoded by the coding sequence ATGAAAAATATAAAAACTGAATTTTCTGAATTAGTAAAAAATAATACAAACTTTACACAAAGAGAAGCAAAAGGAATGCTTGTTTTATCATTTTTTTTCTTCTTACCTTTCTTAGCAATTAGTTATGAAAGATTACAAAGTGTAGATGAGATAGATAAAGAATTAACAAAATTACAAGCAGAAAAAGCAGACAGTTTATTAGCCGTTTTGGAGATGCAACAGCCTTTAGGTAGAGAAACAAAGCTGGCTATGTTGGAAATAAAGCCTTTTAACCCAAATAAATTATCTATTGCACAATGGCAAGCAATGGGCGTAAAATCTTATCTAGCAAAAAAGATAGTAAATGCTGTAAATAAAAAATTTGTATTCAAACAAAAAAATGACCTAGCCAAAATATGGGGATTTCCAAAAGAAGAATATGAGCGTTTGAAAGATTTTATAGATTTGCCTGATACAGTAAAAAGAAAAAAATACAATAAAAATAAATATGCTTCTTACGACAAAAACAAATACAACAACAAAAATTATAAAGAATATAAAAATTATGATAAATCAGAAAATAATTATACTTCTACTTATGAAAAAAAGGAATACAAAAAGTACGTCCCCAAAATTATCGAAAAATTTGATATAAATACTGCCGACACGGCTACATTAACACAAATAAGAGGAATAGGAGGAAAAACTGCTATTTGGATAACAAATATTAGAGATAACATGGGAGGTTTTCATTCTCTAAACCAAACAAGAGAAGTTCCTATTCTTTCAGATGATGCTTTCAAAGAACTTCAAAAATATGCTCTTATTATTTCTCCCATAAAAAAAATAAATATCAATACTGCCGATTATGAAACTTTAAAAAAACATCCTCATATAAAGTGGAAAGCTGCCAGTATTCTACTAAAATATAAGAAACAACACGGAAATTATAAAAGTATAGAAGACATCAAAAAATCAAGGGCAATAAAAGAAGAACAACTCACAAAACTAATTCCTTATTTAGAATTTTAG
- a CDS encoding DUF1573 domain-containing protein codes for MYKIQFAFKDIFLSSFSMIFFFMLSSAAVLAQNSTLNFEETEFDFGKMEFQDTLTHRFYFKNNSENEIKILDISTDCACTFSNESTEKSIEKEERSFIELVFLPYNYGNFAKVFTVKTDKAGTQTLMLKGELQPILDKERDFKYSLEKTPQIRTRTKYLHFGNLLNKIPITKKFEFYNSSKEDFIFTGKMENPEHIQVRFDSTHILKAGQTSAIYVIYDPFLKKDFGYVEDIATLFGEQNKKTVKLEFKVTANVEEYFPPLNTEMLEAHPKLNIEKSYISLGTHYLKNLKGKDSLEAIFVLKNESNMPLKIHRIVEGYGCKLITEKSEWNEVAPHSNAIVKVVFQTPEDKGKYIRSLTVICNDPRKPIRTMKIQAVLR; via the coding sequence ATGTACAAAATTCAATTTGCATTTAAAGATATTTTTCTGTCTTCTTTTTCTATGATTTTCTTTTTTATGTTGAGTTCAGCAGCCGTTTTGGCTCAAAACTCTACCTTAAATTTTGAAGAAACAGAATTTGATTTTGGAAAAATGGAATTTCAAGATACACTCACTCATCGTTTTTATTTTAAAAATAATTCAGAAAATGAAATCAAAATACTAGATATTTCAACTGATTGTGCCTGTACATTTTCAAATGAAAGTACAGAAAAAAGTATTGAGAAAGAAGAACGTAGTTTTATCGAATTAGTTTTTTTACCTTATAATTATGGAAATTTTGCTAAAGTTTTTACAGTCAAAACAGACAAAGCAGGTACACAAACATTAATGTTAAAAGGAGAATTACAACCCATTTTGGATAAAGAAAGAGATTTTAAATATTCTTTAGAAAAAACGCCACAAATTCGTACACGTACAAAATATCTTCACTTTGGAAATCTTTTGAATAAAATTCCGATTACTAAAAAGTTTGAGTTTTATAATTCAAGTAAAGAAGATTTTATTTTTACAGGAAAAATGGAAAATCCAGAACATATACAAGTTCGTTTTGATTCAACTCACATTCTAAAAGCTGGACAAACAAGTGCCATTTATGTGATTTATGACCCATTTTTGAAAAAAGATTTTGGATATGTAGAAGATATCGCAACTCTTTTTGGAGAACAAAACAAAAAAACTGTAAAATTAGAATTTAAAGTAACAGCTAATGTAGAAGAATATTTTCCTCCATTGAATACTGAAATGCTGGAAGCTCATCCAAAATTAAATATTGAAAAGAGCTATATAAGTTTGGGAACTCATTATCTCAAAAATCTGAAAGGAAAAGATTCTTTAGAAGCTATTTTTGTATTAAAAAATGAAAGCAATATGCCTCTCAAAATTCATAGAATAGTAGAGGGATATGGTTGCAAACTTATTACTGAAAAATCTGAATGGAATGAAGTTGCACCTCATAGCAATGCCATCGTAAAAGTAGTTTTTCAAACCCCAGAAGACAAAGGAAAATATATTCGTTCGCTAACTGTAATCTGTAATGACCCAAGAAAACCTATCCGAACAATGAAAATACAGGCTGTTTTGAGATAA
- a CDS encoding HD domain-containing protein — translation MDSNTKVTKNNFEGANFLLVSWVDMVANFSLPEDKDVEIFTLLGIQYKEDTRHYHNWEHVKTMLKGLYDYPDRINDILSIELAIWFHDSIYVPLRKDNESRSAKFFHEQLSLYLPIERVRKVMNYIEATKSHSKTTDKDLQVLLDLDLAILGQPKKIYQKYSQQVREEFGYVPNFLYKRGRKLVLKIFLDKATIYQTSFFKEKLEEQARENIQDELDSL, via the coding sequence ATGGATTCAAATACAAAAGTAACAAAAAACAATTTTGAAGGAGCTAATTTTTTATTAGTAAGTTGGGTAGATATGGTTGCCAATTTTTCACTACCTGAAGATAAAGATGTCGAAATTTTTACACTTTTAGGTATTCAATACAAAGAAGATACTCGCCATTATCACAACTGGGAACACGTAAAAACCATGCTCAAAGGTTTATATGATTATCCAGATAGAATAAATGATATTCTTTCTATTGAATTAGCAATTTGGTTTCATGACTCAATTTATGTTCCACTCCGAAAAGATAACGAAAGTAGAAGTGCAAAATTTTTCCATGAACAATTATCTCTTTACTTACCTATTGAAAGAGTAAGAAAAGTAATGAACTACATTGAAGCTACAAAAAGCCATTCAAAAACAACAGATAAAGATTTACAAGTTCTCTTAGATTTAGATTTGGCTATTTTAGGACAACCCAAAAAAATATATCAAAAATATTCTCAACAAGTAAGAGAAGAGTTTGGCTATGTTCCAAATTTTCTATACAAACGAGGAAGAAAATTAGTTTTGAAAATTTTTTTAGACAAAGCAACTATCTATCAAACTTCATTTTTTAAAGAAAAACTAGAAGAACAAGCAAGAGAAAATATTCAAGACGAATTAGACAGTTTATAA